The window gttcagccgcatgtgattctgtccagtccactccacaaagttgtccaccattgccctgtactcctcctcctgtccctcacttatacacccaataCGCACATTTTAAAATTGGTTTATTTTACCAGCAAGCTGACAGAAAAATCCCTGATGGCGACAATCGACCAGGGCTAATAATCATTCTACCCCGCATATCAGATTTACGTATGCACGGCCACTCTGAGGTTACTTCTGGGCTCAACGCAGAGCTCAAAGCATGGGTGCTGTGCAAAACTTATGAAACAAAACGTAATAACTTGCTATTGTCACATATACTCAATTgaaaacagcacaaagacaaTAAATTGAATGCAATATTTCACCTCTTCATATCAGGTTCTCTGGGTGATTCATGATGGCCTTATGAATAGCTCACCTCCCATTCCCTCGTTCCTGTTCCACCCGCCTGCTTTTACCTGTCGGCGACTAGTCTATAAGTAGCGTCACGTTAACGCGAGCCTTGCTCCCAAAGGGCCCAAAGAGAACTCGAGTCAGACGAAGAAACAACTAAGCGTCAGAAGTCAAATCCTACCTGAGAGTAAGGGCATCCCAGTCCGATGACTTTTTTGCACCACACACTAAAGCTTGTGTACATAGCCAATCATTCTTTAATCTAATTATTGTAAAGGCTGGTCCCTCGAAATAAAAAAACGTAATACTTGAACAGACTACAAAGAATGTTTAACGTATGATGTTACAGCCTCAATTTCATACTGGTGCTTCTTTATGACCTACACAAGCAAACAAGTCTATTAAGAATTAGACCAGCTATTTCTATATGGTTATTTTAGTAGATCTTTATGCTTTTCACCGGGTCAGATTCCTACTTATCCACCTTGCGTAAGTCATAAAATTCAAAAGTATTTTTCATGCAGAGTTCTAAGGATGAATTGCGGAGTCTCACAGtgtgaggaaagaagctgcccTGTAGTCTGGAGGTACAGCCCGGCACTCTTTAATGATTTGCCGATAACACAGCAGCATGTGAACAAGGGGAGAGCTGGAAcctatttttttccactttccACATTTGACAAATGTAGCCCGTGGACCGCCTGTTGAACAGGCTTTGATTATATAATTAACAGGAAAGATAATtagaaattaaaatacatataagTTGCAGTTCTGATATCAATACAGTCTTTGTTGGGCTTTTGATGTTCAGTTTTGGTTCACACTGTAACAGATTAAGTGGTCAAACGTATTgcaatattaatattacataTCGATGCTGATGCTGATACTGATTCAATACAACTTTTTGGACAGTGTTCACCAAAATAAGTGTGATACAACTTAATATCCTTTTTCCTTTGATTTCACAGCTGACCAGCTTCCAGGAGCTGCTGACCAAACTCACCCACAGCTGCCCGCGCATCTCCAAGATGCGGTTACACTTCGACTGGTCGGACGTCTCCGTGTCGCTGCTCACCCAGTTCCAGCAGCTCAGAGTCCTCGAGCTCAAATATTTCTGGGTCTTTAAAGGAGTGACTCCCTCGACCCTGCAGACACTCACCAAATCCCTGCCCAACCTGAAGTCTCTGACTTTACACATCCTGGTGCCAATGAGGAGCCTTGGGATCTCGTACACTCTGGAGTCTCAATCACTGGAGTTCCTGGACGTGTCGCCCAGCCGAGGCTTGGTCTTCTCCTGTCTGAAACTTCCCGCCCTGCGTGAGCTCCAAGCCAAGAAGATCGTCCTCAGCATTACACTGGACCGGAGGACCAGGCTGAGGATCCAGAGCCGTTGGCCCTGCCTGTACCATGTCCTCCGGGAGGGGACGCCCAATCTGCAGGCTCTCAACAACGAGAGGCTACTCCCCAcgtggagagaggagagctaCGGAGAGCTGTCTGCCATCCTGGAACAGTCCTGTTACTGTGTGCAGCATCTAGACAGCTGGCTGTGGTAGCCCACTGAGTGAAATTAAAGGAAGCACATTCCGCAGCGTGCCATTGGTTGGTGGAAAGAAACATattgctttcacacacactgtttaaaTGAATATACTCAGAGAGACACATTATTGCACATATTTGCAGGCAAAAAACTGAGACTTGAAGAACAATCAAAGGACTGCAAGTTGTTTCCAATtcttcaacaggaagctgctgttaCACTTGGAAACACTGTTGAGACAATgatacactgttttttttttattaaccaaCAATTACTGTcatattttgtttaagtttctcCAAAAATGCAAAGGTGCTTTATTGATTGCACTGTGTTGCGCTGGCCCGGATTCATTTCTGCTAGAGCTCTATGATGGAAGAAATGAACATAATCTACGACTCTACCTGAGCCAAGTGTTCGCGACCCACGTATTGTCAAAATAAGACTGGACGACAGAGGGGGTGGGGAGAGTGCCTTTTAAACTTCGCTCTTCGAAAGAGGAAACTATGACGAGCACAAGGGCCACCGTTGAGGACAAAACACTACGGTTTTCGAGAAAGATATATGAAGAATCAAGCCGTAAAAAATAGTAATCGAGATAGAAGTTGTGATTTGCGATCAGAAAGAAGAATGAGAAGCTCTAGTTTGTCAAGAATAAATTCCAAGGTTTATTTAGAGAAAGTGATTGctatgtaatattttttttaaaaagttgcgATAGTATGAGTCACACTGGTCGGagtattttaaaatattttaagacATTACAATTTAAGCTTAAATTATTTCGGTTTTATCGGAAGATTTAGTCTTATTCTCATCATCGGATTGCGAAGAATAATGCTTTCTCTTTGTTGTGTCAAACTGTACTGTAAATttgaagtggaaacagacaacatGATAACAGATATTGTTGTTATATTGGCCATTGATTGCATTCAGTTGTATTTCTGTTATGAAACAGTCatctgctgtgtctgtgtggcgGGCAGGACCGGAGAGGAACCTGGAGCCCTTTACTAGAGAACTACATGACTGTCAGATGGAAGCAGTTGAGCACATGCAGTCAGTAtttcaaatttaatttaaactgATCATATACTCCAAAGAAAACGCGAATTAATTAAATTCAAAAGAAAATTCGAACGATGTAACGTTTTGATCTGAGGCAAGTAAAGACAGAAGAGGGCCAGATGGCTTCTCTCAAATTGATGGGTACTGATCCTGGGTCAGTAGGACCAAGTCCTCTTGACAGTGTAATTTTAAATTAGCTGAAAACTCAAGCTGGTTCTGTGTAGCTGCTCTGACTTGGCTGCTAAATACTTGGCACATTCAGACTTGCCAGTATTAAGCTGGTCGAATTTTAATCACAGCCTGTCAGGAACGCAGCACAGCTAAAGGAGGGTTCATTCCAGTGCTGGACCACAATGCACCcaacttttagttttttcttgagtactcctttcattttttctgtTGACGTGTGTGTGAATCATTTCATTGCGTGTGTGTCTACTACAGGAAAGAGAGAGCTAATGTAACCATTTGAATGGGGTTAATCTGGTTGAGGTTTAACTtaactgttttaaaatgaagGCATTTTGGACACATTTGCAGTGCTACGCTGGAAAGTTATTGTTGCTCAAATCACTGCAGCAAGTGCACAACCGCGATCCAGCTGTTCCATACGCGAAAACGAGTGTCACTGATTCCATTTGTCTGACCTGTGTGtgaagttttattttcattcttgttGTACCCAGAGCCTCTGTTTGCTTCTGACAGCTGAAGAAATGGAATCGGTGTGTTTGCAGTTAATGTCCTGATCAGTAGAGGTCCCTATTCTCAAAGCTTTGGCCATGAAAGACTTCTCTCCCAAAGGTCTTACTGCATCAACTGGTGGTCACAAATGCACTAGTGTGATACCATTTCAGTCCAGTACCTGTGCTCCTGTGTAACAGATGTGTGCTTGATGGCATTTATGCTCTGTAGAATATATCAATGTATGTGTGACGTTTGGATGACATGACGAAAGTTACGAGTACAGGATGTTTCACGAGATTCTTCATAAAGAATTATACCTGATCTCGACTGTCATTTGTCaacttgtgtgtctgtgtgtgtctgcatgtgtgcatgtcagTCTGTGGGTGTGGGTTgggcaatatatcaatattatatGTGAGTGAATATATGGTCTTATAAATGTAGATATGATTATACTGTGATATGGCATAACAGTAGTCTTTTCCTTTCGTTTTAAAGGCTGCTTTACAGTTGTTCTAATACTTGGCTTTACCCCAGTTGGtctttatatccacattactgatgattatttcacAAAGATCTCGATGTGTTAATGTTGTGTCACAGCACCGACAGTCATCCCCACAATACTGTCTAAACATTGATATGAggttttcagtgaaaaatattttcagatTTGATTAGATTGGTTTTTCACTCAGTCCGAGCATTTATAAAGTCCTTTTGAGGAGTCGTCAAAATATTGAGATGTATATGGCATGTCAGGATACAgcctaaaaatattgtgatactAATTTGAATATGGatttaaagaaatgaaaaggtCCTAGGCCACCTGTCGATCCACAGGTGTGCAAAAGCTGTACCCCCCCAAAAGACTTGAAAAGATGCTTTTTACACCCCCAACACGTGGTCGAGCCCGTGCACCCACTTCGGACAGGGTGCTCGCTTACGCTTTTAGCTTCGCAGCTTCAGGGTGTGgataacattttttcaaatcaatctgggatctcggggcttccgCAGACTCGGATAATACCGGACTGTCTGTGTGGATCAGTTGTATGCcttttcacttgtttttatgtgttttagtCAGTctgagctgcttcagttgtttatgaGAACAATTTGCTGTgcaactccagaaatgttttgttgactacgcaacttcacctgactttccatcagcatggggggaggagatggtgtgtgtgtgtgtgtgtgtgtgtgtgtgtgtgtgtgtgtgtgtgtgtgtgtaaatcagATCCCAGAGCTTACATCCTGCTTCCTAGGAAACAACACATGAGTCTGGACACTTAGACAGATGTAGTAACATCTGGCCTGTCATTACTTTGTtcagattaaaacattttgtccaaTAGTACATAGTTTTAAGTGAGCACCAGGGAGTTGTTTCTGGGGGTTTTATTTGCTTTGTTACACGCGTTAACTCTGCGAGGAAACAAGTGGAATTTACtatgaagttgtttttttttttcaaatgcatgaagccaaaaagtCAGTACGTCGCCAACAGCTCATTTATCAGAGACCATGTATGATGCAAAACAGGAACGTGGCCTGGCCTGACCTCCCCTCCACCTGGAGCTGGTCCTTCTGCGATGATGATTTGCCTCCAGTCTTGTGCCATCACTGTGTTTCAGTTTGGTCTGGTCGGTCCACGACCCTGATACAGTAACATCTGTTCTCAGTACAAATATGCGTTGCTGCGCCCAGCTCTACTCTGTTCTCATTTGTCTCCCTGCGTTTCCTCTCCTGGGGGGAGGAATGTATGTGCAGTGGTCATGGTGGTCGTGATACCCTGAGGTTGGGGCTTTCCCGGCAATTCAGTGATTTCCCAAATCACTCTGTTCTCATCTCCTGCTCCATTTTCCCCCCTTTCTCTTATCCAGCCCACTCCGCACTCCTCCCTTCACATGCTTCTCATTTGTTAGGAGGTTCTCAGTCGCACGGGATCTGTGTTGACATGTATCATCTGACCCCCTTCGTTGAAGTTTCACCTGGCCGTGGGCTGCATTAGTTGGAGGAAATGTCACTCTGGACACCTTTGATCAGAAGAGACGATGCTGATCTTTTGTCACAGTTAGGCACGTGATTTTGAGGGTTCGGGAGTGTGTGCTATGTTCAGAGAAAGGGAATgttgagggagtgtgtgtggtgtgtgtgtgtgtgtgtgtgctgtgtgaggATGAAGTGTTCCTTGAGGTTTACCTAACCCTGCATTAGTGGCAAGTCCACAGTAATCACCTCCAGATGTTTGAGAGCAcaatctttattattattattttatacaaCAAGGCCAATGAATATCAGGTCTTTACGCCATGACTTACTCTTTGCTCTTTCGACAATGCCCAAGTTAATGCTTAATCCCAGTACAGACCCTTAATTGCTAAGGCCAAGCCCTGTTTATGGGAGGGAGGTTACTTCCATGTGAACAGATCAGTCCTCACAGTCCAGAGGCATACAAGCTCAAGGACTCACCAGACTCTCGGTCTAGCAACGGGAAATATACAAAACTGACCATAGGAAGCAGCCACCATGCCCAAGGAGGCCTTTACATCCAAGGCTATCGCCATCACCCTTGTCGTCCTGACAATCTCTGCCATTGCCGGCATTATCACCATGACCATTCTGTTCGAAGTTCAGACCTCTAACCTGAACATGACGGCCCGTCCGACCTGGGTGCCGACCACCCCTGGACCTCCACCTGACATGCGACTGCCGAAGAACCTCATTCCTGACAGCTACGAGATCTCCATTCAGCCATTCCTCCACATCGAACTCCCTGAGGGGATAAATGGCAGTATTACCAACCAAAGTTTGGTCTTCACCGGAAACTCTACTGTTTACTTTCATTGTGTCAAGAGGACTAATACCATCTACCTCCAGAGCAAGAACCTGGAGGTTTTTGGTGGATTGCTGATGAACACTAAGACCAGAGAGATGATAAAGGTTTTAAAGATGATGCACCACAATGACCAAAGTGACTTCCTTGAGATGCCCTTGGATAACGCACTGGAGGTTGGGGGAAACTACAGCCTGTATCTGTCTTTCACCGGAGAAATATCAGAAAATCTTGAAGCGCTGTTTGTAAGCACGTATCAAGAAGGAGACCCGGCTACTGAAGATGATACAGGAAGACAGAGGTAAGGAAAAAATATCACAAGTTTAAtctttctgtgttttgaatgtgtgaTTCTATTCTGGAGGCATACATTTTTGTGTGTACAAGCCCATTTGGGGAAAAGTTgagatgctgtgtaaaacaaatgaaactaTGTGCTAAACAGTTGATAACGGTACAAAGagaatatatttcatattttaccTCATCAAATTCACTGATTTTTGTAAATGGCCACTTATACTGAATTTGGGACTTCCTCAAAAGACTTCCAATCCTGTCAGGATTTCCTCGGATAAACTATCAGAATGCATAAGTAGAAATTTCAAAAATTTTACACCGACACTTTtacaaaatgtaatgaaaaggCTCAAACTAATCCACTTTTAGCGCTGCCGTCACAGTCAAGTCAAGTTGAAATTTTAGATTAAATTTGATATTCTTATATTACTCATCAGTAAAAGTAATAAGTTACAGCACTtgttacattacttttgttcCAGTGCCTTTATACGACTCCATAGAGGAGTTTTTTAACACCCAGAAGTCATATATACTGTAGTCAATGTATGTAGAAATAGAAACATTAAGACATGGTGGTGTAACAAGCAGCTAGATTATGCtgacaaaagttaaaaatgcaCTGTGCTCCAATTAAAATCAGCCTATTCAACCACGTAAGGTCTGATGTCGCAGTGTCGGTGTTGAACGTGGaacatcatcattaatgttGCTGCAGGACCAACATTTCAACTGACAAGTgatgtttttgtaatgtcataGCTCTGAACCTcagggaaaacaaagagaaaaatatgCACATGGTAGAAGTTATCCATTCTGGCATGTGGTTAATGCTGAAATAGggtctatttttttttagtcttttggcTTTACTGATAGGACAGCTGAAGActtggacaggaaacaggatgagagagggggagtgacacgcagctaagggacccaggctgggagtcaaacccaggtccgctgctgCGAGGACagagcctctgcacatgggatgTCCACTCTACCAACCGAGCTAATCAGCGCCCCAGCAATAGGGTCTATTTTAACCAAAGCCAAAATGTTTTAGTTAACATAACCAAGTATCTTTGTTGCCTAAACATAATG is drawn from Sparus aurata chromosome 8, fSpaAur1.1, whole genome shotgun sequence and contains these coding sequences:
- the LOC115585908 gene encoding uncharacterized protein LOC115585908 — encoded protein: MTTKIISSSVIMSPRKRPLVPVSSRRKTVEDYFPFNFLPVECQLHVFSFLSEVDKCSCALVCLSWSCIIRSWKLWRVADYSRRGVFHLGQEGLLVSNREFERWKSWVHHYTHHLISRRASLLTLKASFDLGDRYNKWSELLSHLLDNVHCRDLSHLDLNWTFTLLEPLDLRVHSSSSSHQDSITKMDQLTSFQELLTKLTHSCPRISKMRLHFDWSDVSVSLLTQFQQLRVLELKYFWVFKGVTPSTLQTLTKSLPNLKSLTLHILVPMRSLGISYTLESQSLEFLDVSPSRGLVFSCLKLPALRELQAKKIVLSITLDRRTRLRIQSRWPCLYHVLREGTPNLQALNNERLLPTWREESYGELSAILEQSCYCVQHLDSWLW